Genomic DNA from Pectinophora gossypiella chromosome 20, ilPecGoss1.1, whole genome shotgun sequence:
ATCCAAACGTCACCAAAATTAACTCCCAAGTTGCCCCCAACGGCGAGAAATACTTGGAGCGGACGTACAGCTCCTAATCAAGTCAAGTCTAAAGCCAGACCAACAATTGGAGCTGATACTTTCGACAACCCAAATAAATCTCCCAAAGCAAAACCTAAAGGAACACCTCAGAATGATGCGTTTAAAAGGAATTCGCCTTTGAGAGCTAGCAGCGTAACTTTAAGGTCCCCACCGAACCAAAACCAAAAACCCTTAAGTCCTCTTTTAGAACAGATCCTCAGGTCTGCAGAAGCCGCGAAGGACGACGCAACTGTCTTAGAAAAGATGAAGGAAATTATCAGAACTTATTCTAAGGGTGATGATTCCTTATCAAGGACTAGTTCTAAAGACTCAGATTATGCGGATTTCACGTCTGCCTGGGTGATGTCTGATGGAAAGTTGGAGAGGTCTACTAGTACAAGACAACTGGCTGCACCGAGGAAAGACCCCAGGAACGGAGCTTCAAGAATACCAGCTCCGGTGTCCATCGGCTGCAGGAGGTCGACTTCGACGTCACAGTTTCAATGACAGGGAAGTTCGCAAGATAGCGACGAGTATTCACCCAAGTGACAGGGCAAGTGGTAAACTTGAAGAAGTACCTATAAGGGAGAATGTCTATTGGTTGTGTGTTAAGGTTTCCGATGGTGTCACAAAGACTATAAATGAAAGTGTAAGGTTCCGTATAGTTGgcaatatacaggctgttttgGAAGACGTTTTTTGATGGATATAGTTGTAGTTATAAGTGGAGTAAATTATATAGAGGTTGCTGTAAAAGACAGAATTATTCAAGTCCACATTATgcctataataatatgtatttatcgATTAGATAGTATACCACATATCTATGACGGTAGTTATTTTAGCTCTTTCGAATTTTAAACTTtgataaatgacaaaatattgcgatttttaaaatagtagtagtattttaaaattttcatgatagTGTTAGCATTCTAATGTAGTACTAATTTCTATAGTAGAATAGAAAATTTGTACTAACAGTAACACTACTAAAATTCTACACTATAAGAGACGGAAGAAGAATAGGGATTTGGGTTGTTTTAAGAAGATAAAATGAAGAAGGAGAAGAGATGTAAGAAGGAAGAAGGTCTACTAAGAGATGGTGCTAAAAGAAAGTTATCTTACTTTGACTAAACTTttagttaatttaattttacgaaaAAAACGAACGTTTATTTCTTAGGTTAAGTTTtatattttgattaaaatattattataacattaatctttgtttgatcagaatttaaaaataaatgattgaaaCAAGATAATAATGTTTAGTACTTTAAGTACCTTACGTCTGAAATGACAATTTTAAAGTTAAGTTTtataacttacttattttattttcgtctTGATTTATACTCCCggaaattacttactaaaaatgtaaaagtataaaaaagccttacttaattaaaaaagcatTTTGGTATTGCATTTAACGAAATATCATTCCATTTACGCCGGGATTTtggcaattatttttttcagtaatCTCATTTGTTGGAGGGTTGTGAAAGGTATAGagcttataataaaaaatagtgttttctgtaaaaaaaaggtAATATGGCAAACGAGTGGAACTTGATACATCCAAGACTTACCTCATGATAGTATACGGAAgagatgtaaaaataaaaatattttttcactcacaattaaaaagtataaatctTATTGCCATATACCGTCcggattataatatattatgacttTAGATGAAGCTTCGTTcataataatgtataatttaatGTGTCTATTAAATTAGTGTTCGAAGTGAAATTTTGTCATTCTACGCTGTTGCATGCTATTTTATATCCTTGGCTATTTTTAAGTTGCTATCTTTGACTACTTAAcgctatttttaaataattatacatatctGCTAGGtagaataaagaaatattaattaaaatggaAACTTATGAACAGACTAACTTACAGAATTCACGTCaatagtttatgttttataatattccaaagtaaaattttacaaatattattttttattaaatgtaattttatttaaaagtagcGTTATTATAAAGATATGACTTTAagctaaaatataattttaagttataaagcTCTGCCCTCACGGTCGTCTTTTCACTTAGTACTAACTTAgttattactaaaataaattacttagtgGAAAGGTGTAAATTTTTGGTAATATTTATGGTCATTTTCTTgttgattatattttatttaatttaaattaaaaattaacttaCATTTACAAACATAGCTACCAAAGCCCCTTCTAGAGTATACCTATATTATAGAAGGAGTTTTTTGTCGTGTGGATTGCCagattctatcgtgtgggttgtgaggtggataaccaattGCTACCTTAATGATTgctacatacattataataaagaaaatctaCAATTTGACCTGGTGTCTTCTGATTTTGCAatataagggtggtattaataaactaatctcatcttcgagactaccctcaagatcatgtcaatatgacagttctcatataaaaacagacttgagggcagtctcagctgagattcgtttattaataccaccctaggttTCCTTACAACTTCTTGACAAGTTAACATAAAATGTCCataagtaattacttaatttttcGTCGCTACACAGCCGATAAGCTTTGACGTGTAATGCAAGTATAATTTAGAGGCTAAGTCTTAGCTACTTAGTTAAGTTTCGTTTCTTCTTCGACATAATGTTACCAGTGACTATGCCATAGAAATTGTTATATTTCACTGAATAAACAATAAGACAACATTCTTGATGTTTCaattataacggcctccgtggtccagtgattgagcgttgggctcacgatccggaagtcctgggttcgaatcctgatgtggacatatcaccaaaatcactttgtgatccctagattggttaggacattacaggctcagtacctgattgtccgaaagtaagacggcttcggaaggcacgttaagccgttggtcccggttactacttactgatgtatgtacgtagtcgttacatgagctggCTTAATAGTAGACTTAATTTTTTTCAAACAATTTTAACCATAAACTCATTCATAATACCTTGTCACACAATAATTTCGATTATTCAATAAAGAAAGCCACCGACCCGTTtctgttcccgccaaaaaagtCCGTAGAGATCATATAGACATGTTCTTTATGGTCAGCTGTCGATTCCCGTCAGAGCTGTCAAGAAAGAAAACCAAACATTCAGCCGTCAACTCGCCTTGCTTGCCATCACCTGGTCCATTAGCCACCACAGCCACGATGGTGACTCTGACGATCTAGCATGGGGAGCAAGACCCCGCGGCTGCTGGTAGCACACTTCTGGGAGACAGCCTTCTTCGTGCTCATTATATTCGCCGCATATCTTGCCATCAGGGGCATTGTCCGCGCAATAAGGGGCTGCCTATAGCTCCGTAAGTAAGTTGTTACTATTTTTCTAtcacattgttttaggtttacgcggttattatcataattaaaacacataataacgggttcttaccataTCAAAaacacggttattatcataatttaaacacataataacgggttcttaccgcgtttaaatcagggatatgagactcccgatatttcgacactgttgcaagtgccatgaacaAGCAGCAAAAACAAGCATACATAatcaagcggcaaagaaagagggtagacagataaatgtctgcccgtagaaaattatggatctacctactccactccaatctcatcagtcatcccgtgatcatggcacttgcaacagtgtcgaagtatcggagtctcatattcctgatttaaacgcggtaagaacccgttattatgtgttttttctATCACATTTATTTCAGCACggtattgatattgctatccttgtctcggaCGCATACGTCATCTAAATACAGAGCAAGACAGTCGCtcaatgcaggacggtctgcctgtaaagagtgatggtgtgttgccgagccaaatcatggcagtatacaaGAGGTGTACTCTAGCACGATCCGCGCTTCGGATGGCAAATTAAGCAGTCAATACCGGCTAATATAAACttagtatgtagtcgtcacatgagtcatgtcagggacctttagcGGCTAAATAGTAATTACTTACCTTGACACTTACAActcagaagaagaagatcaattTTCTGTTTTGGCTACATGCATAGATCAGCTGTCATCCTGTGGCACACCAGCTTGTTTCACAAACGGTGAGCGCCGATTCAAAACCCGGTATCAGACTTGcacaaatgagttattaatttatcttaagtgcagttcactaacacagttgactcgaccatttgTAGACTTATAAAAAAACTCACGCAATCTCACAAAACATCTGTTCTTAATTTTTGCTGCAATAAATTGTACAGGCGTTATCCATACAATATGAAGCAGATCTTTTGTATAATTTGGAGAACTAAGAAGACCATAAGTAGGGTTCAAAATTACCAGAGTCAAGTTCCTGTCTTAAATACTCTAATGTTTATGCCCtttcatgattattattttatatttttatcttctcatcgtgtgggttgtgatgtggattaccaacctcatcaaccatagtgtcaagtttactattgagccgccaaaggcccctgacatgactgatgtcacaactacttacttacatcagtaagtagtaaccgggactaacggcttaacgtgccttccaaagcacggatcatcttactttcggacaatcaggtgatcagcctgtaatgtcctaaccaaactagggatcataaagcaatttttgtgatatttccccaccgggattcgaacctgggacatccggatcgtgagcctaacgctcaaccattggaccacggaggccgtcataattatatttttatgtcgtttccatatctcgggcctacggatTCCCgggctttatttttattattattattttattattattattttattgttattattttattgttattatttttaggtGCGCATAAGATGGACGATGCTTTCCTGCTGGGGTTCATAATCTACATCCTCCTGATAACAATTTGTTTGTATAATTTAACTTTCTTGTAAACttaaatttcttttatttttcgcGTTTGATCGCgatcttacctgatggtgagcAACAATGTACCCTAATATAGAGCACGCTggtataggtacctagtaaATGCTGGAATTGGAGTAACATACCTAATTATACATCAAAGCCTGAATTACtctagcttctatgctgttctggtagcatataaaaaaaaacatagaacacgttcagctgcttgtcttcccgggcatgtcgtaaaaaccgacacagGGATTGTGTCGACTAATGttgtgggcgataggctgatcccttatcatatcaccataaggtttaacATAATCCAGCTTGCGatacgtatcaacagtggctgcaagttgtctttgattacttgtggctctgcccacctcattagggattacgggcgtgagtttatgtatctatgtatgtaggtactctAGCTTCCTTAAGTCAGTGGTGCGAGTTACTAAAGAAGAAAAgagagaaatattttttgtctaaaGATGACTCTGGATATCTCTCCCAGAATGGCTTCCTTATGCCTTACGCTGGCACACAATTTACGTCGATTGGCTTTGACTTTAAGATGGTTACACAAAATgtttcgggtgagagccttcagcgctccccatttgtccggccaagtagttaatgccatctgcggcaaatctacaataattcacgtcaaaaaaaaaaaaaaaaaaaaaaaacaaaatgtttctcGTACACATGTACCTACACGAACAGATCTCAAATTATTGAGTTTCGGTACagtgataataatatctcattCTATTTTCAGTGGTAATTCTAAACGAACTTTATTGCAAATCAGCATGTATCAAGAATGCTCGGCGGTTCCATAGCCAAATGCAACTACAAGAACAAGAACCAACAGTCGTTGAACTAAATGAATTAAATCCTAAAAAAGTATTGAGAAGTCCGTCACCCCAGCGCCACTACAGCCGAGGTGACGCGCGGACGAACTACGCGTATGAAATGCAAGTGCTTTAGTACAGCAATTCTgtcacagatggcgctgatcGCTCTAATAAAACTGTTTCTTCTATATACTACTAGATGGCGTTCGgatgaaattaaattatttgaagTTCCGAAATTCGATACGCTTGATAGAGGCGAtaacaaataatacaaatagattatatttttagaaattttatttatttgaactaTTAAGTTTAAAATTTGTCTAATTAAAGcagtttaataaatataaacatacattaAAGGTAGTCTTGTCATTTTGTTCACTTCCACCTAGTTATTGAAACTTAGTGTTTAATCTAATTCTACTTGATACTATCTACCGATCTTAAATACTAAATGTAGGCTCAATTTCAACATGACAGTCTTAGTTCTTACAATTTAGACACTAATTAGATAATACAACATTATTGCTAGTAGTACTCCATTTATTCAATTATGATTCGTATTTTTTACACAATTTTAGACACAAATTGTTTATATCTTAAGTTGCAAACGTTACTGTTACATTAACGGGGTCAAATTAATAAGAATTCTTAGAACAATATGCTCTAAAAATAAGACTACTATTTTATTCATTAAGAATACTGTTTTATATAAAACTGTACCACATATGCGCGCTGATGTCTTTTAAATGAAACCTTCAATGGTTTTATTTTCTTCCATTACAGTGCAATTTTATGCCGAGTTTTAAGattttgtttgtgtttgttttttcgCTTAGTCAGCAGTTCAGTTAGCCTTTTAATCCCAGAAAAAGACTCTCTTTTAAATTCATATTCACTACTCTTTAATTCCATTACGTCTATAAAACTTTCTAATCAAAATTGAGCCTTTGAATACCACTTAACCACTTCCACTGTACAAATTAATTCAATCAGACGTTTGTACGTTAAAGACTGCGAGATTAAAGCATTTAAGTATAAAATACTTCTTCGGTTTATAAACCATTTGTTAAGAATCGAATGCTTCTAAATGGATTTCCAGCTGATgaaaatactctttatttgtcAGACTTCCCATTGACCAACAGTGTGCTGGGCAAACCCAGCTCCAACAATCTATTTTGGATTAGGAAACGCTTCTAAACAAGGCTCTAAATCGATTGTAACTTGTCTTTCCTACTTCAAGctaagttttttattaattaaactcaataaaaagtaggtaattagCTACTTTGTGTAAAATACAAGCATTTGAATACACAATATTTCTATATTTGCCGTAGCTTTAGTCGCGCTACGATAGATGGCGCATGTAATAGCGATCTCTTGCACGGGTTTTGTGCTACTTGACGATAGATGCCGCGCTACGATATCAGCAAGAAATTCATTCAGGCATTCGACTCTTGTTATAAACCCTAATCTTCTATGAAGATATCTTTCATTGGCACTTTGTCAAAGATTCTATTGGTGACTTCTTGGAAGACGGAGCTAAGACTCTTCTCATAGGAATCCTTCAACTCGTTGAATACCAGATCAGAGTTCTCGTTTAGGAACCTggaaataatattacattttacaaaTTATGAAAATCATAGCCATACTAGTTAGTTTTAAAGTGACAGTATTGGTGTTATTACTAGTTTAAATgtgttttcccttcgccggttgaaaggtcagacaggcagtcgcttctgtaaaaaccggacctgtcaaatcttccgaagcgataaggccgccatttgccatttacttagttaagagtctttttgtaattatttctttttttttcggtgcaataaagtgtatttgtattgtattgtattgtaatcttcaggttaggtaagcggacccagtgaaaaacgAAATGATGACTAGTTTAAAAGTGTCTTGGTAATTCATAACGCATATTACATCCCCTAGACGGACAAAATGGAATGAAATCGGGTCTAAGGCGAAAGAAACCGTTAATAATCTTCATTGTCACTGTGGTCTACTCTGTCACTGGGTTGCTTCTTCAACAGGGCGCGCCGGTTCGATCAcctgtaccggacttgcaccaatgggttactaattggctcgaccattcggcgatacggctcaccacctatcacttcttcttctaacgtgtggattgtgaagtggacTGCCAACTTCATCGACCCTaccgtcagggttattaatgagctgCCAAAGGTCATTGACAGGGCTctttgtaacgactacttatgtAGTAAatgggaccaacagtttaacgtaccttccgaaggactaatcatcttactttcggacaaacatgtgatcagtctgtaatgtcctaaccaaactagggatcataaagtgatttttgtgatgtgtccacaccgggattcgcaccAGGGAACTCCAGAcggtaagcccaacgctcagccactagaccacagagggtGTTACCTCCTATCACTATCAAATTGGTGAGCCATAGGTACTTGTCTTGCGATTAATGTAACTCAAGGCCAATTGTGAATATAGTTGAGCGCTCTTACATGTTCATCTGGTCTCCCAGCCTCTTGTCCCCGTTGAAAAGGTTGGAGAAGTAGAGGATGACGCGCTGCGGGATGAACTTGACCTTATAGTCCTTGATGTGCATGTACAGCTGGCCGTCACGCGTCACCGGCTCGCCGATCAGGTCGTGTTTTACAACCAGGTTTACTGTAtggagaaaatattttttttaagtttacgcggttattatcataattaaaacacataataacggtaaaaacatatataaacatcaaattttaaacgcggtaagaacccgttattatgtgttttaattagaaaatatattacTACATATCTCAGTATTTTCCTTTCCTGATattagactgcgtttccattgacgcggagctatGCGGAGATGaacggagatgtgcaggaatcgaccaaccGTGAGGGAGAAAGGACACAGCgttttcgtttttcgctctcttgaaagctgtgattggtcaaatccgcacatctccgcttttCTCtccccatctccgcgtcagtggaaaacCGGTCTTAGCCAGGGAaaggaagctgcaagaaaaatctcggcaaaggacgttctataaaaaaaacaattataatattgttatacaatttagtaattgctaaattgtataacaatattttatgttttttttatagaattaaattaaaatttgaactaaatttaaattactaaattgtataacaatattttatgttttttatagaaCGTCTAGGGTTTTTGCCCtttgccgagatttttcttgcagcttcttttccccggctaaatacaggttgtgagaagctgcagtagtttttggcAGAGACGTTCGTTACGCAAAAATGACTGTTAaaactgtaactatgttacctactcaaTAACAGATTGCATTGACTTTTATATTCTTACCCATTGTAATATTAGCGATGCCCTTCCCCTGTATGGGCAGCACGAGGATCCTGCCCTTCATCACGTAATCTGCCAGGAACTCCATCTTGGGCGTGATGGAGTCGGTCCGCAGACGGTAGTGCTTCAGGTCAGCcctgaaacatttattttttttttaaatacattacaTGCACAAACACaggtcacagggactgtaacctggaacctggctgcagtaactgtcactactattcagaggcggaggacagcaGTCCTAGAACgattttgaaatagactactctgggcgccatccccctcgcgtcagacagagtactgcggggcgaaaggcaagagggaaaccactgctctatttttccctaaaaagtagcacggttacatcgacaagagcgtggctcttaaattagtgatgatacaaATAAACAGTCTAGatacgtcgcactgctgggcacaggcctcccctccgtcaaccagagggggtatagagcatactccaccacgctgcaccactgcggtttggtggaagtttttataatacttataagaGATTTTATCTCTTACAGCGGTAAGGTAACATGTACATCATCACCCGTGAAACGAATGTAGACTTGCAGTCActtctgtcttcttcttctatcgtgtgggttgtgaggtggactaccaaactcatcaaccctggtgtcatggttgcTATTCAgctgccaaaggtccctgacatggctcatgtaacgtctacttacttacatacaaatacaatacaatacaaatatactttattgcacacaacatacaaaacaaatttacacaaatgatgatagatacagtacaatctggcggccttattgctaagcagcaatttcttccaggcaaccagtggaatggaaacattattacaatttggtgcgggacagtgcaacatcttgtagacataaaataataaatactataaataaaaataaaataaataaaatagaaatatataaatgtaaaatacatacatacatatacccatttatatcagacgtatatatattataattaaatatgacattaataataataattgtttattgtcatagaaaagatcgacacaacattgggtgctacagctaggacacacaaatgctacagaagtataaccctgctacctgaactaggagacctgtatctcagggagcagtgttcagcaattacatcttttataacatcagtttaggcagaccattgttaaactgaatttatttgacaataaactgtgcttaaataagaacaaataaacatgcattttgtatgtaaattgggtttgtgtgtgtgtgtgtgtatgtg
This window encodes:
- the LOC126376304 gene encoding protein takeout-like; translation: MYRNILVLVFAGAALGQNSLPEDFTRCRQKDSKLSECLKSAVPDAMRRMKKGIPLLSVPPLEPLQVSVINIDSGAGPVTITQNYRNIKLHGLTDSVLTFYKADLKHYRLRTDSITPKMEFLADYVMKGRILVLPIQGKGIANITMVNLVVKHDLIGEPVTRDGQLYMHIKDYKVKFIPQRVILYFSNLFNGDKRLGDQMNMFLNENSDLVFNELKDSYEKSLSSVFQEVTNRIFDKVPMKDIFIED